The genomic region CAGAATTCATGCAACTGCTGCATCATCAAGGAATCCAGGGAAAATACACTCACACTGCACGACCGCTGCTAGCGCAGGCGTAGGGACAGGCTGcggggcggcagcagcagcagagggcgcGCCGGCTGCCCGTTCAATGCTTTCTGCATTTTCCTCATTGAATCCTAACACCACTCTATCCGGTATGATGTTGTCTCTGTTCCATGGAGGGGGAAGCTGAGGTACAGAATCCAGCATTAACCTCTCAGCTCAGCCAAGCCCAGCACAGTCTGGGCAGCAGGAAGAATCTGAGGTGGGGAAGGCCATGGAGGTTTTCAGGAGCGTATGCAGAGGCTCTAAGCTTACCTATGGGCACTGCAGCCTGGCTGGTTCCTGAGAGCTGCGCCTGGGCAGCTGCCACAGGGCCAACCCTCAGCCCAAGCTGGCCCTGGGGGCCGTGAAGGGCCAGGGCGGGGCCGGGGTCCTGCCTGACCAGCAGGCAGGCTCGGGGTCAGGGGCGCTTCCTGGGAGGGGTCTGGATTCAAGGCTTCCTGAGGGGGGTGCTTTGAGCACAGAGCAGGTTACTGGTGGGGAGACCCCTCTGTACCAGGCACTCTTTCTCTAGAACCAGCTTGGCTGGGCACTCAGGCCATGGGCAGTGACCCAGGCAGAGTTATTGCTGCTCCTGCAGGGAGAGAATGGTCCACAGCAGCTGGAGGCTCTTCAGACCCCGGGTGGGTGACCGACGCAGGAGGGAGGTTGATCCCAGGGGTCACCCGTGCCAAGGGTAGGGGCCAGGGGCCTCCCGGGTCACGCTCAGGAGGATAGTGACCTTCACTGCCAGGAGCGTTGCCCAGCCTGGACACGGATGCAGAGAGGATGAGCTACAGAAGTGAAGCGGGGGAGGGTGATGGTGAGTTTAGGACCCGTGCTGACCAGCACCCCACGCTAGACATTCAGTCAGGATCTGATGGCAAATACCAGATTTGGAGAAGACGATCAGGATCAGACTCGTGTCTAGTTGTAGCCTAACTGACTCCGTTCCTCCTCATCAGGCTGTTTCCGCTTCATAATGGCGGTTCGGGAGGCAGATAGGCTGCCTTGGCTCGGGGTGCCTGGCGGAGGCTCCTGGGGCAGTGGGGGCCCGCCCCCCAGCCCGCAGTCGGGGACCCCGCTGCTCTGGCCCGTGGCCTCAGGGCCTGGTCTGACCCTgtctttcctcccccacccctcctctctgcccacccTCGTGTGTCCCCCTGCCTCCCAAACGCGCCCTGTGTCTCCCTGTCCGGCCGCcgtgccccctccctccccagtgcCCCCAGCAGCGGGAGCAGCGCCAAGGGTGGTGGAGCCCCCTGGCCCGGGGGCGCCCAAACGTGCTCACCCGGCCCCGCCTGTCGCTACCGCAGCCTGGCGcagcccgcccccgccgcccgcctCTCCAGCGTCTCCTCCCACGACTCCGGCTTCGTCTCCCAGGAAGCCACCTACTCCAAGCCCCCCTCGCCCATGCCTTCAGACATCACCAGTCAGGTGAGGGGCGTCTGCTGAGCTCATGCCAGCCCCAGGCCATCCACACTGTGGGGCGGGGCCCCTACAGGTGCTGAGCGTGGCCTGAAGGCCCCCAGGACCACCGCGTCCCCGGACCAGCCTGAGCTCACTgccccagggcaggggaggggaaggtCTGGAGGAGCCTGCCAGCTCCGGACCCCGTGACCCCCGTGCCGGGGCTGAGAGCGGCCTGCAGGCCCCCAGGACCACCGCGTCCAGGACCAGCCTGAGCCCACTGCCCCAGGGCAGGGCGGGGGAAGGTCTCGAGGAGCCTGCCAGCTCCAGACCCTGGGACCCCCCATGCCAGGGCTGGCTGTGATGGGGTGGGTGCCCCACGGAGGCGTCCGTAGGAGCCCCAGGATCTGCAGGCATCTTCCCCCACTCTCACCCTGAACGTGAGAACCCCTTCAGAGGCAGGCTCAGACCCTCAGAGGCAGGCTCAGATCCTCAGGCTCTGTGAAAGGGACCGGAGGAGCTAGAGCAGAAGACAGGGAGGTCAGGCCGCGTACCCAGGTGCCCACCGTGGCCCGGCCCTCTGAGCCCAGCATTCTGTAGTCTGCCCTCTTGCCCAGGATGTGCCCACAGCATGCCCAGACTGCCCTCCTCAGCAGGCTCATTCCTGTCGGCACACAGACACATGCTCCGGTACCGTCCGTCTAAAAGGCCTCCCTTCCTCCACAGTCTCCTCCAGCTGCCTCTTCTCTCCTTCACAGCAACACTGCTCAGGACACTTGTCCACACTGACCGCCTCCATCTCATTCCCTACTCAGTCCTGTCTGCGTCAGCTTTCCTTAACAGAAAAGCTAGAATAATTCATTCTCCTGTGTCCTTTATCCATGTGTGCGTACGCTTTTGagactgttaggtccatacagctTTAAAATGTTAACTCGCAGTGAACTGAGTCTCCCCACGTGGTGTAGCTGACCCTCTGTTGCATGTACATTTTCTAGCGTAgagtgagtctgttttgtttgattttactGCAGCTACTTCAGCTCAACATTTACGTTATCATTTCCTATCTCTTAGTTTTTAAACTCACTATGTCCTTATGTTTTAGATGAGTCTCTCGTAAACAGCATATGcctaggttttcttttcttatccaGGCTGACAATCTCTCTCTTAACTGACATTTTTAAGTCCTTTCACAGTTATCGATATTACCGGCATACTTagacttcttttttatttctgttcattCTGCTTTATCTGtgcttcttttgtttcttctcttgctttttgtttgttttttcttcccccaTTATTTCCTTCTACTGGATTTTAAGTtatacttctttcctttcttatacAGGTTACCTTGAAATTTTACCATGCATCCTTAGCAAAGTCCTAACCCAGGCTCCTGAATCATTCAAGGACCttaacatatattttaactttGGTCACCTACCCCCTCCCCTTATAAGCTATTTTATGctattctctcctttttttttatcatccctacaattgacatttttcttcttaatgtcATCATTATCTTATACGTAAGTATCTGTTAGATTTACCCATATGTGTTTATACTTTTTTTGTTCTCCTTTTAAGGTCATTTTGCTTCTTTCTGCAGTAAAATACATCCTTTAAAGTTCTTTTAGAATGGGTCTGTAGCAGTAAACTCAGGTTTTGTTCTTCTGTAAacatgcttcattttttttcctcttccttgaaaGCTAGTTTTGCCAGGGATGCAGCGCTGGGTGCCAGTTGCTTTGTCTCCACACTCCGAGGAGAATGTGTTCTCCGAGGGTATTTCCCCGTGTTCTGGCTTCTGTTGCCGGCTGAGAGTTCTGCTGTCCGTCGCTGCCGTGCCTTTGTGAGTGACCTGACTTCTCTCTCTGGTCACTTGAGTTTTTCTGCAGCATGTCTGGTGGTGGATTTGTGCTCATTTAATCTCCCTTGGTGTGTTTGTGTTCCTCTGTCTGCGCATTCAGGTTTTTCACCCGTTCCAGGAGTTTGCGAGCATTCTGTTCTTATTCTCACTCCCACTCTGCTCGCTCCTGTCTGGTCTCCGTGTCTCTCTCCTCTCACGTCTCTCATCTCCTTGTTTCCCTGGATCATCTCTTCAGGTCTATCTTCCAATTAccttttctctattttacagCAATTTAACCTATCCattaaggtttatttttattatcgtGAAATAACTCTAGCCTTATAGACAATCTCTAAAAAGAGCAGAGTTCCCACCCGGCCTCTGCACTGTCTCCCCTGATGTTAGCAACCCATGTAACTATCAGCAGTTTTAAAACCAGGAAATTAGCACTGCACAACACTGTTAACTCGCTGACAGACTCTTTTTCACATGTTGCCGGCTTTCTCACTGGCATCCTTTTCCCGGTCCAGGAGTCCAGGTTCTGACACAGGACCCTGCGCTGTGTTTTATCACTGTGTCTCCTTAGGCTTCTCCGGTCTGCGATGGCTCCTTGGTCCCTCCTCCATGGCTTTTGAATACTGGCCATGTGTTCTGTAGAATGTCACTTGTTTTGGGTGTGTCTCATGCCTTCCCGTAGTCAGAAGCACAGGAGGAGCACAGCAGTTGATTTATTGCTGTTCCACTGCCTCGTCAGCCTGCAGTGTCCGACATTCTTTTCATGTTAGCCGTTCTGGTGGGTGTTATGGTAATAGTGCCCAGTGTTTTGAATTTGCATTCCCCTAATGACTAATGAGATTGTATGTTTTTTCATACGTTTAAAGGCCATATCTTCTTTTTATGAAGGAAATGttcagatcttttgtttctttttctctactaGGTTGTAtgtctttttcttgttgatttgtaGAACTTCTTATACACTGTGGCTACAAGTCTTTTCATCTGATAATCTTGAGTCTGTGGGTTGCTGTTTtactcccttcagttcagttcagttcagtcgctcagtcgtgtccgactcttcgagaccccatgaatctcagcacgccaggcctccctgtccatcaccaactcccggagttcacccagactcacgtccaacgagtccgtgatgccatccagccatttcatcctctgtcgtccccttctcctcctgcccccaatccctcccagcatcagagtcttttccagtgagtcaactcttcgcatgaggtggccaaagtactggagtttcagctttagcatcattccttctaaagaaatcccagggctgatctccttcagaagggactggatggatctccttgcagtccaagggactctcaagagtcttctccaacaccacagttcaaaagcatcaattcttcggcgctcagccttcttcacagtccaactctcacatccatacatgaccacaggaaaaaccatagccttgactagacggacctttgttggcaaagtaatgtctctgcttttgaatatgctatctaggttggtcataactttccttccaaggagtaagcgtcttttaatttcatggctgcagtcaccatctgcagtgattttggagcccaaaaaataaagtctgacactgtttccactgtttccccatctatttcccatgaagtgatgggactggatgccatgatcttcgttttctgaatgttgagctttaagccaactttttcactctccactttcactttcatcaagaggctttttagttcctcttcactttctgccataagagtggtgtcatctgcatatctgaggttattgagatttctcccggcaatcttgattccagcttgtgcttcttccagtccagcgtttctcatgatgtactctgcatataagttaaataagcagggtgataatatacagccttgatgaactccttttcctatttggaaccagtctgttgttccatgtccagttctaactgctgcttcctgacctgcatataggtttctcaagaggcaggtcaggtggtctggtattcccatctctttcagaattttccacagtttattgtgaaccacacagtcaaaggctttggcatagtcaataaagcagaagtaggtgtttttctggaactctcttgctttttcgatgatccagcagatgttggcaatttgatctctggttcctctgccttttctaaaaccagcttgcacatcaggaagttcacagttcacatattgctgaagcctggcttggagaattttgagcattactttactagcatgtgagatgagtgcaattgtgcagtcgtttgagcattctttggcattgcctttctttgggattggaatgaaaactgaccttttccagtcctgtggccactgctgagttttccaaatttgctggcatattgagtgcagcactttcacagcatcatctttcaggatttgaaatagctcaactggaattccatcacctccactagctttgttcatagtgatgctttctaaggcccacttgacttcacattccaggatgtctggctctagatcagtgatcacagcatcatgattatctgggtcgtgaagctcttttttgtacagttcttctgtgtattcttgccatctcttcttaatatcttctgcttctgttaggtccatgccatttctgtcctttatcgagcccatctttgcatgaaatgtaaaaTTCTGAAGTTCTTAATGTATGtctaatttatccattttttccaATTGTTAGTGCTTTTTCTGTCCTGTTAGCAGTATTTTTGTGTactccagggtcacaaagatgttttcttccaaaagcttttttttttttttggctctgctgctcagcttgtgggatcgtagttccccaaccagcagAGATTGAAGGTGGGCCTTCAgcatggaagtgtggagtcccaaccactggaccaccagggaattccctgcaaagcctttttcttttaccttttttcaCTCAGATCTGCAGGTCATCTGGAAttgactgtgtgtgtggtgtgttagtatgagagatggacagggaagcctggcgggctgcagtccatggggtcacaaagagttggatacgactgagcgactgaactgtaggAGTCATTTTTTTCCATATGGATATCTAATGAACAGTTTATTGCAAAGACCATCTTTTTCCTCTACTGCACTGTAGTGTGTTACCTTCGTCATAAAACAGGTGTCTGAATGTGTAGCTGTTTCTGGAGTTTGTATTCTGTTCCACTGGTTGATCTGTCTGTTCTTGTACCAGTAGGACACCGTCTTAATTATAGTAACTTTATACAGAATCCTGACACCTGGTAATAAAAGTCCTCTAGGTATGTTACTCTTCAATATTACCTGTTTTGGGCCCTTTGCATTTCCTTATAAATTGTAATATTAGCTTGTTATTTTCCACTTTAAAAGAagcaatccctgggattctgcctGGGATTACATATGTCTCTCCATTTTATTATGGTTTTACCttctttcaataatattttgCAATTTTCATGTGAGAATCTTGCACATCTACCACTGGCTTTTTCCCCCCTGGGTATTTGATATTTGttgatgctattttaaattattttggctTTTTCAGAGTCTCTTACTTGTTTTTCAGCTGCtgatatttagaaattttttttttttgtatgttgatcttgTATCCAATAACCTCATTAAAAACACTTGTTAGTTCTGATAATCATAGAATGAATATTCTGCATACACAATCAGGccttttacagtttctttttttccagtcctTTTGCTTTTTActcctttttacttctttttcatgcTCTATTGCActgctaggacttccagtacttaATAGAAAtggtgatggtgagcatctttatcTTTCTCCAgcctcagaaagaaaagaattgatatttttgtagATAACGCTATCAGATGAACAAAGTTCCTTTCTATCACTAGTGTGTTTTCCacgaatgggtgttgaatttttccATTGagttttccaaacatttttttctttttttgttttagcgATTATATTGGTAAAACTctcaatgtatttattattttctttgaatccTTACTTACAGAGTTTAGTTTTCTTTTGGTCATCTTGGCTCATCATAAACTAAAAAAGTCTGGGAGTTGAAATCAGGATGCTTTAGAGACTGTGCCCTGGTGGGCACAGGACATGCAGAGCTGCACCTAACCAGTCCCCTTCCAGGTTTAATTCCGGGCGGCAGTCGGGCGGGCTCTCCACCTGGCGCTTACCCAGTCTCTCAACCGCAGTGCTGAGGCTGCCTTTGCCCTGGGGACCTTCATGGTCCTGCTTTGCCcttgcttcctttttcttcagCCTTTCTCTTATTTTCAGTTGGGGGCCTCCCAGGGTACCTGGTCCCTGCCACTGTCCAGAGCAGGAGCCTCCAGGCATCCTCGGTCCTGTCTTCAGTTCTGGGGGTCTCCATGGACACCCCTCTGGCCCATCTGCCGGACCCCCAGCAGCCCCCATACCACTGGCCCTCCCTCCTTGGCGCACAGGGCTCTTCCCCGGTTTCTGTGACAGGCACCTGTTCGCGGTCTTCCTCCCACACTGCTGGCAGGTCCTGTCACTCTTTACTGGGCCGTCCTCTCCTTCCCAGGCACTGAGGGCAGCCTGGCATCCCTGAACCCCTTCTCTAACCACCCTCATCCTGACTGCCTGCGTCACCTGGTTCTGTCTCACGCTGCTGGATCTGTGGCTCCAAACCTGACTTCTCCCTAAACTCCAGATTGTTAAATACAGTTGCCGGCACTGCACCTGGGCTTAGACACCTAACAGGCAGCCCCACCTAACACTCGCAGGATGGAACCCTGGACTCCGTTCCCCCCAGGCCTGCCCTTCTGAGAGAACGGTGACAAATCCCCCCGCAGCTCAAGCCAGCACCCCACTGCCGACCTTAGCATCGCTCTTTCCCTGCTCGCCACATGCAGGCCAGCAGTAGTCTTgttaattcttagagaaatgtgGTTCTTGGGCTGCGGTGGGGTGGATCTgcggtgggggtggtggggtgcgCTCTGGGTGCTGCTTTCTGCGCAGGCGCTCGCGGCGCAGGGCGTGGTGTGGGCGGGGAGGCCGGGGAGGACTGAGTCAGGGCCCCCCACGTGCTGGCGCCGTGACCGGATGTGTTCTCTCCCCACCTTCCTGCCGCCCTGCCCCGTCTCCTGCCCGCTCGCCTCCGCATGCAGAAGTCCTCCAGCTCCGCGTCCTCTGAGGCCTCGGAGACCTGCCAGTCCGTTAGCGAGTGCAGCTCCCCGACCTCGGTCAGTAACCCCCACCTGCCCAGGCACTCAGGGAGGGTCCAGGTTCGACCAGAGGGGTATGCGTACGCACCCGCTCCGCACAAAAGAAACCTCCTGGGCACCCACTGCAGCCGTTCCCCAAACGCTCACCTCCTCCCTTCTGATGGATAAGGAgcccaggaggggctggggagtcacagtgtcctctgtgctctgccctcGGCCATGAGGAGCAGGGCGCAGGGGCCTCCTGACCCGCCCGCCTTGCCTTACAGGACTGGGCCAAGGCCGGCCCCCACGAGCAGCCCGCAGGCACCGCACTGCAGCGGAGGAAGGACCGTGTGGAGCTCCTGCGAGACCCGGAGCCGGGCCCGGCTGGCGGGGGCGCCCCGGGCCCCAGTGGAGAGGAGGCCCCACGACCCCGCATGTCCCCCGCCACCATCGCAGCCAAGGTGAGGGCCGCTCCCGGGATGGCCCGGCTGGGCCCCGCTGTCTCCCAGGCCAGCTCTAAGGCCCGGCAGGTGGTCACGGGGCCAGCCCGGAACACCTTGGGGGACTGCCTTCCTGGCCGGGCAGAGCGAGAAGCGGGAGTGAGGCTTCAGCTTGCGGTCTTCCTGCCCTCAGCACGGGGAGGAGGTGTCCCCTGCGGCCAGCGACCTGGCCATGGTGCTGACCCGCGGCCTGAGCCTAGAGCACCAGAAGAGCAGCCGGGACTCCCTGCAGTACTCGAGCGGCTACAGCACGCAGACCACCACGCCCTCGTGCTCCGAGGACACCATCCCCTCCCAAGGTAGGCCCCGGGGGCTTGGGCCGGGGCCGCGCCTTCTCGGCCCCGAGGCTCTGGGCCCACTGCGTcccatgccccaccccaccctaggCTCTGACTACGACTGCTACTCCGTGAACGGGGACGCAGACGGCGAGGGGCCCCCCGAATTCGACAAGTCGTCCACCATCCCTCGCAACAGCAACATCGCCCAGAACTACCGCCGCCTGATCCAGACCAAGCGTCCGGCCTCCACCGCGGGGCTGCCCACCGCCTCAGGGGCGCCCCCCGGCGTGGCCACCATCCGCCGCACCCCGTCCACCAAGCCCACCGTGCGCCGCGCCCTCTCCAGCGCCGGGCCCATCCCCATCCGGCCGCCCATCGTGCCGGTGAAGACGCCCACAGTGCCTGACTCCCCCGGCTACGTGGGGCCCACGCGGGCGGGCAGCGAGGAATGCGTCTTCTACACCGACGAGGCCGCCGCGGCCCTGGCGCCGGACCTGGCCAAGGCCTCCCCAAAGAGGCTCAGCCTGCCCAACACGGCCTGGGGCAGCCCATCCCCAGAGGCGGCCGGCTACGCGGGGCTGGCGGCCCAGGACGacgaggagcagcagcagcagctggccgCCAACCGGCACAGCCTGGTGGAGAAGCTCGGGGAACTGGTGGCGGGCGCCCACGCGCTGGCCGAGGGCCAGTTCCCCTTCCCCTCCGCCTTGTCGGCCGCCCCCGCGGAGGGGACgcccgccccaccccccgccgcccccggcGAGCCCCCGGCTGAAGACATGCTGGTGGCCATCCGTCGCGGGGTGCGGCTCCGCAGGACCGTCACCAACGACAGGTCGGCGCCCCGCATCTTGTGATGGCGCCTCCCGCCCCCCTCCCTGGCCCGGCAAGGCAGGGGGCCGGGCCGGTGGGCCGCGGAGGCTCAGAGCAGAGGCACAGTCAGGAGTGAGCAGAGCCAGgctagctttttttcttttttttaagtcacacgATTCAAAGCCACTTTACTGGGAGGAGAAACCCAGCTTGGATTTCATGGTTTAAACAGGAAGTGACTTCTTAGACCGTGCCAGGACGGAGCCTGCGGGCCTTGAACTGGATTTGAAGCCTGTTTCAACCTTTTCTTGCCTATtctgcccctcctctccctcctgccagGCCCTGCCCTTTCCACACAAGGGCGAGCCACAGAGCTGTGCCCCGTGCCCCCAGCAGAGGGGCCTACCCACCTGGCAGGGCCCGCAGTGCACAGCTCAGGCAGCCCGGCCCAGCGCCTCCCCGTCTCCCTGGGGACGGTggcccccccacccctggccaaGGCACCCCCCCCCACATCCCTCTCCGTCACCCCCTGTCACCCCCCTCATCTCTGCCTCTCCCAGGCTCTCCTCCATCAGGGAGGCGGGGGGGCCATGGAGGGGCGAGGGCTACAGTGTCTGGGTTAATCAGAGGCTCCACAGAGCGGCTGGCCGTTTGGGGGGCCAGTGAAGTTAGGAGCCAGCCCACCCACTGGGGACGGGGGCCTGGGGCCCAAGTCCAGTCTCTTGGGGAGGACGTGCAGGGTGCCTGCCCAGCAGAGGGTGGGGACCCTGAGACAGCTTGCCTGCCTGCAGATGCGACTGGGGCGGGGCAACAGGGAAGGCATGCGGAGGCCAGGCTGTCGGCCTACCGGCCTCCCAGGAGCTGCTCAGATCCCATCGTCATCCGGGCACGTGGGGACTTTAACTTTAGTGACAGTTTCAGCTACCTTTGGGTCAGGGACTGAAACtggagagggtggggggtgggttcttttatgaatatataataaagtGAGCTGACCGGACAAGGACTGCGTGTGGGGACAGGGTAGACGGTACAGGGTGTGTCCAAGAGTGCCTGAGGGACAGAGGGCCCCGCGGTGGCCTGATGGCCcgtgggaggaagaggagggtctGCACGGCTCCTGGGGGCCAGGGGCCGGGGTCGGTGTTCTCTGCAGCATCCAGAGCAAAGCCACAATGCGCTGGGAAGGGGCCGGGGGCTGGGCCTCCCACCCATTTGCTGCAGGCCAAGGAGGGGAGGGCTGCTGGGGGAGATTGGCCCTGACTGTTGTCAGAGGCAATGCCATCCCAGGGTGGTCCCGGGTGGCAGGACTGAGGTGGAGGGAGTGCACCCCTCCACCCACACAGCACGTTGCGCCAACTCTAAGCAGGTAAAAGCACGTGTGCCAAGGGCAAGCGGAGGGCTTCCTGTGACCCGCAGGCCCGCCGACAGCAGCCATGCTAGCAGGGTCACAGGGCAGGGGCTCCTGGGGTCAGGAGAGCTGGCTCTTCCTGGTCTGGATGGACCCAGGGCTCCTGGTAGTTCTTGTGCCGGAAACGGGTCTAGGCACAGCCGCCAGGAGGGTGTGGGGAACCAGGGATTCCTCTGAGGGGCTCCCCAGAGGTGGGTGAAGGACGGTACCTGTAAGTCGCTAGGTCGGAGAAAGGAGCCTCACTGAGCTGAGCTCACCACACCTGGAGGAGGGCCAGGGGAGCAGATGGCCTGCACTCGGAGGCTTGGGGGCAGAGTGTAcactgccccccgccccgccaggGTTTGCCCAGGTGGGCTGGTGTAAAACGCAGGTTATCTGATGTGAGCAGGGTAAGGGGcagtgggggggggtggggtacCCGGGTCCCCATGAGGAAGAGCTTGCCCTGAGGAGGGGTGTGGCCTCGGGGAcccggggggagggggtgggcatgGCACAGGCACCCCTCACCTAGACTTCAGGGGCCCCCCTCCAGACTACCCCCAGGGCTGTACATAGCTCCTCCACCCCCTTGACCGCCTCATCCCTCTAGTGATCGCCAAGTAGGCCCGCCCCTTCAGGATCCGAGCCAACCATCCCATGTCACAAACTTTGGTTTGGGGAACTTCTTTacgtttgtttcatttttttctttttgtacagAGAAATATTCTATTCGAAGCGTCTTTTGACTGAAGTAACTTTTCTGGTGCTGTTGTTaacttgttcctttttttaatttatttccccTCCTTAGGCCTCCCCTTCTGGTTCCCACTCACTTTGTCTCCCCTCTAccacccgcccccagcccccatgCCATCTAAaccattttgtttctcttctttctgtctgTTTTGGATAAATTATCCTTTCCttcccccccacccacctcctgcaGCCCACCTTCCCTTGATTTAAATAGTCACTGCTACAAGTAACAAATGCACTGTGAAGATCCCAGTATTAATAAAGTTGTACTGTAATTAACGCCACTGTCTCCTGGCTTCCTCCAGCGCCTGCAGCCAGCACCCGCACCCCCTGCACCCCGCCCCCACCGTCCCAGACCCGGCCGAGGGGCAGGGGGCTCCGTGCGGGCGGGGCTGGAGTGGCCAGGGCTCGTGCCAGGACCCATGTGTTTGAATGCCTGTTACGTCCCTGCTGGGGGTGGTCTTGGAGCTGCCAGCTGGAGGGGGAGAAGGCAGTGTCCAGGACACGCTGTGGGAGATGAGCCCAACACCGTTGCTCCGTCAGGCTTGCTGAGGCTTCATGGGCTGGGGCGGGACTAGAAGGAACTCAGTCCCTCAAATATCCCCCATTCCGGGACCCTGGCGAAGGCCCTGACCATTCCAACTCAATCCTCAGCCCCAGGCCCCTGCGCCAGACCAGCCCGCCCCCCGTTCCTGCCTCCTGCACTTGGCAGGAGGGGAAAGCAGCCTTCTCCAGGTTCACCCTCAAAGATGCAAGCAAACCAAAACAAAGCGGGtgtttaatagaaaaaataaactatggCAAGACGTGGCATTTGGCTACCATGCCCTTGTCCCAGCTTTGCTGCCCCCTCCCCGGCCTTGGTTTGTTGGGCTCCCCCCAAGCCCACCTGGTACAGCTCCCACCGCCTGACTCAGGAGAAGGTCGGCACAGCCTTCAGAGAAGGGGTCAGCCCAGGCAGTGCCAGGAGCAGCCAGAGGCTCTGCCTTCAGGACCTTCAGGTGCCCCAGCCCTCGCCACTCCAGGCGAGACCACAGGAGGGGGTGCTGCGCCCTTCTCAGGCTCTGTGTCCCTCAAAGGAAAACTGCCGGGGCCTCCTCTCCAGGAGGCGCTCCCCACTGCCACCTGAAGTCTCAGGCCCAGTCCGTCTCTTGCAGGGGCTCCTCCAGCTGCCCCCCAGGTCACCCTAGGCTCC from Bubalus bubalis isolate 160015118507 breed Murrah chromosome 18, NDDB_SH_1, whole genome shotgun sequence harbors:
- the MTSS2 gene encoding protein MTSS 2 isoform X4, whose product is METAEKECGALGGLFQAIVNDMKSSYPIWEDFNSKATKLHSQLRTTVLAAVAFLDAFQKVADMATNTRGATRDIGSALTRMCMRHRSIETKLRQFTNALLESLINPLQERIEDWKKSANQLDKDHAKEYKRARHEIKKKSSDTLKLQKKARKELLGKGDLQPQLDSALQDVNDMYLLLEETEKQAVRRALIEERGRFCTFITFLQPVVNGELTMLGEITHLQGIIDDLVVLTAEPHKLPPASEQVITDLKGSDYSWSYQTPPSSPSSSSSRKSSMCSAPSSGSSAKGGGAPWPGGAQTCSPGPACRYRSLAQPAPAARLSSVSSHDSGFVSQEATYSKPPSPMPSDITSQKSSSSASSEASETCQSVSECSSPTSDWAKAGPHEQPAGTALQRRKDRVELLRDPEPGPAGGGAPGPSGEEAPRPRMSPATIAAKHGEEVSPAASDLAMVLTRGLSLEHQKSSRDSLQYSSGYSTQTTTPSCSEDTIPSQGSDYDCYSVNGDADGEGPPEFDKSSTIPRNSNIAQNYRRLIQTKRPASTAGLPTASGAPPGVATIRRTPSTKPTVRRALSSAGPIPIRPPIVPVKTPTVPDSPGYVGPTRAGSEECVFYTDEAAAALAPDLAKASPKRLSLPNTAWGSPSPEAAGYAGLAAQDDEEQQQQLAANRHSLVEKLGELVAGAHALAEGQFPFPSALSAAPAEGTPAPPPAAPGEPPAEDMLVAIRRGVRLRRTVTNDRSAPRIL
- the MTSS2 gene encoding protein MTSS 2 isoform X1 encodes the protein METAEKECGALGGLFQAIVNDMKSSYPIWEDFNSKATKLHSQLRTTVLAAVAFLDAFQKVADMATNTRGATRDIGSALTRMCMRHRSIETKLRQFTNALLESLINPLQERIEDWKKSANQLDKDHAKEYKRARHEIKKKSSDTLKLQKKARKGKGDLQPQLDSALQDVNDMYLLLEETEKQAVRRALIEERGRFCTFITFLQPVVNGELTMLGEITHLQGIIDDLVVLTAEPHKLPPASEQVITDLKGSDYSWSYQTPPSSPSSSSSRKSSMCSAPSSGSSAKGGGAPWPGGAQTCSPGPACRYRSLAQPAPAARLSSVSSHDSGFVSQEATYSKPPSPMPSDITSQKSSSSASSEASETCQSVSECSSPTSDWAKAGPHEQPAGTALQRRKDRVELLRDPEPGPAGGGAPGPSGEEAPRPRMSPATIAAKHGEEVSPAASDLAMVLTRGLSLEHQKSSRDSLQYSSGYSTQTTTPSCSEDTIPSQGSDYDCYSVNGDADGEGPPEFDKSSTIPRNSNIAQNYRRLIQTKRPASTAGLPTASGAPPGVATIRRTPSTKPTVRRALSSAGPIPIRPPIVPVKTPTVPDSPGYVGPTRAGSEECVFYTDEAAAALAPDLAKASPKRLSLPNTAWGSPSPEAAGYAGLAAQDDEEQQQQLAANRHSLVEKLGELVAGAHALAEGQFPFPSALSAAPAEGTPAPPPAAPGEPPAEDMLVAIRRGVRLRRTVTNDRSAPRIL
- the MTSS2 gene encoding protein MTSS 2 isoform X3, coding for METAEKECGALGGLFQAIVNDMKSSYPIWEDFNSKATKLHSQLRTTVLAAVAFLDAFQKVADMATNTRGATRDIGSALTRMCMRHRSIETKLRQFTNALLESLINPLQERIEDWKKSANQLDKDHAKEYKRARHEIKKKSSDTLKLQKKARKGKGDLQPQLDSALQDVNDMYLLLEETEKQAVRRALIEERGRFCTFITFLQPVVNGELTMLGEITHLQGIIDDLVVLTAEPHKLPPASEQVITDLKGSDYSWSYQTPPSSPSSSSSRKSSMCSLAQPAPAARLSSVSSHDSGFVSQEATYSKPPSPMPSDITSQKSSSSASSEASETCQSVSECSSPTSDWAKAGPHEQPAGTALQRRKDRVELLRDPEPGPAGGGAPGPSGEEAPRPRMSPATIAAKHGEEVSPAASDLAMVLTRGLSLEHQKSSRDSLQYSSGYSTQTTTPSCSEDTIPSQGSDYDCYSVNGDADGEGPPEFDKSSTIPRNSNIAQNYRRLIQTKRPASTAGLPTASGAPPGVATIRRTPSTKPTVRRALSSAGPIPIRPPIVPVKTPTVPDSPGYVGPTRAGSEECVFYTDEAAAALAPDLAKASPKRLSLPNTAWGSPSPEAAGYAGLAAQDDEEQQQQLAANRHSLVEKLGELVAGAHALAEGQFPFPSALSAAPAEGTPAPPPAAPGEPPAEDMLVAIRRGVRLRRTVTNDRSAPRIL